One stretch of Candidatus Neomarinimicrobiota bacterium DNA includes these proteins:
- a CDS encoding endonuclease/exonuclease/phosphatase family protein: MNPKPQKSIIILQLNRVTINYLLMLFLIFNIIPLHAQTDLPESTYVELTVVTYNINHGKGVDELYSSIRIARTLEQYEPDLIALQEVDMGTNRVNQDLQIEIIAKHLEMFYLFGKTINRIGGEYGNAILSKYPIISSQNSDISPDNTSEKRRLLRATVDLGFRTLKFYSTKFGIMDEEKKYNSQRIGKFMKRMDPNDPVIIGGDFGVKPFSPLLNSLMNNLIDLGTKFNSPTATYPTTLMSRRLDYILVNKYVEPMEYYIPIDTLSTISSIHLPIVAKVRISP; encoded by the coding sequence ATGAATCCAAAGCCCCAGAAATCAATAATCATTTTGCAGTTGAACAGAGTTACAATCAATTACCTTTTGATGCTATTTCTCATCTTCAATATAATTCCGCTTCATGCTCAAACAGATCTTCCCGAGTCAACTTATGTGGAACTGACGGTTGTCACATATAATATCAATCATGGGAAAGGTGTTGACGAATTATACAGTTCAATCCGGATCGCCAGGACTTTAGAGCAATATGAACCGGATTTGATTGCCCTACAAGAGGTGGATATGGGGACAAACCGCGTAAATCAGGACCTGCAAATTGAAATAATCGCAAAACATCTTGAAATGTTTTATCTGTTTGGGAAAACTATCAATCGGATCGGTGGAGAATACGGCAACGCCATATTAAGTAAATATCCGATCATCTCATCTCAAAACAGCGATATATCACCTGATAACACATCAGAAAAACGTCGTTTGCTTAGAGCTACTGTTGATCTGGGGTTTCGAACTCTAAAATTTTATTCGACTAAATTCGGTATTATGGATGAAGAAAAAAAATATAATTCGCAGCGAATAGGAAAATTTATGAAGCGGATGGACCCAAACGATCCTGTCATAATTGGTGGGGATTTCGGAGTAAAGCCATTCAGTCCCCTGTTGAATTCTTTAATGAATAATTTGATAGATCTGGGAACGAAATTTAACAGCCCAACAGCAACTTATCCAACAACATTGATGAGCAGGAGACTCGACTATATACTCGTAAATAAATATGTTGAACCGATGGAGTACTATATTCCGATAGACACACTTTCAACTATATCTTCCATTCATCTGCCAATTGTGGCAAAGGTCAGAATCAGCCCATAA
- a CDS encoding glutathione S-transferase N-terminal domain-containing protein: protein MIELYETAYCPFCSMVKEQLEELKLEYTTIIVPSPLHQRQIVQDISGQSLVPVIVDGDEVINDSRRIIEYLSDKYSSSN from the coding sequence ATGATTGAATTATACGAAACCGCATATTGCCCATTCTGTAGCATGGTTAAAGAGCAATTAGAAGAATTAAAATTGGAATACACTACTATCATTGTACCGTCTCCGCTTCACCAAAGGCAAATTGTTCAGGATATATCCGGGCAATCTTTAGTTCCTGTCATTGTTGACGGGGATGAGGTAATAAATGATTCTCGGAGGATTATCGAATATCTTTCTGACAAATATTCGAGTTCCAATTGA
- the udk gene encoding uridine kinase translates to MNLKKNKKPLLLGIAGGTGSGKTLVSKRIYDELGSDRVAIIEQDSYYRDQSDIPLDARNNRNYDHPNAFDMELMRLQMQEIMEGKTVKVPVYDYKTHTRKKRRRIIKDHIVIIVEGILTLFDPGIRMLMDIKVYIDTPSDTRFIRRLNRDTKERGRDSDSIIKQYQESVRPMHDQFVEPTKAYADIIIPGGGYNNVAVDLLKTKIAALLNERKK, encoded by the coding sequence ATGAACCTTAAGAAAAATAAGAAACCTCTATTGTTAGGGATTGCGGGCGGTACCGGCTCCGGCAAAACCCTTGTATCAAAACGGATTTACGACGAATTAGGTTCAGATCGAGTTGCCATTATCGAACAGGATTCATATTATCGCGATCAATCGGACATTCCTCTTGATGCCCGTAACAATAGAAATTATGATCACCCGAACGCATTTGACATGGAACTGATGCGGCTTCAAATGCAGGAAATAATGGAAGGGAAAACAGTCAAAGTTCCTGTTTATGATTATAAAACTCACACTCGTAAAAAACGCAGAAGAATAATTAAAGATCATATAGTGATCATAGTTGAAGGTATTTTAACTTTATTTGATCCGGGAATAAGAATGTTAATGGATATTAAAGTTTATATTGACACACCATCTGACACGCGGTTTATACGCCGTTTAAACAGAGATACTAAGGAACGCGGTAGAGATAGTGATTCTATCATAAAACAGTATCAGGAGAGCGTGAGGCCCATGCACGATCAGTTTGTTGAACCGACGAAAGCATATGCCGATATAATCATCCCGGGTGGCGGTTATAACAATGTTGCAGTGGATCTCTTAAAAACGAAAATTGCCGCTCTGTTAAATGAGAGGAAAAAGTAA
- the cdd gene encoding cytidine deaminase, with protein sequence MNKNELTAAALKAKENAHAQFSNFKVGAALLSKSGKVYTGSNVESSSYGLTICAERVALVKALSEGENEFAAIAVVTQSGASPCGACRQLLWDYTKDIPVYVSNFEGNITEYNLAELLTHPFEFNKPIEGDEP encoded by the coding sequence ATGAATAAAAATGAATTAACGGCTGCCGCTTTAAAAGCAAAGGAAAATGCACATGCTCAATTTTCTAATTTTAAAGTCGGGGCTGCATTACTTTCGAAATCAGGCAAAGTTTACACCGGCTCGAATGTTGAATCATCATCCTATGGGCTGACGATCTGTGCTGAGAGAGTGGCTCTTGTAAAAGCATTGAGTGAAGGTGAAAATGAATTTGCAGCCATTGCTGTAGTAACCCAGTCCGGAGCTTCGCCTTGCGGCGCTTGCAGACAATTGCTCTGGGACTACACAAAAGATATTCCGGTATATGTTTCAAATTTTGAAGGAAATATTACTGAATATAATCTGGCGGAATTACTGACTCACCCCTTCGAATTTAATAAACCTATAGAAGGCGATGAACCTTAA
- the rfbC gene encoding dTDP-4-dehydrorhamnose 3,5-epimerase, which translates to MNLLNTDIPAVKLIETVRYTDERGYFMESFHKRAFENEGLPADYVQDNHSKSNKGVIRGIHYQDMSAPTAKLIRCTSGEILDVIVDLRVGSPTFGKYVKQILSDENNLLLFIPVGFGHAFLTLSESATVNYKCTGYYSHSSEGTVRWNDPDLNIDWGIQNPSVSEKDDSGQTLEDYLKNPAFRH; encoded by the coding sequence ATAAACCTTTTAAATACTGATATTCCTGCTGTGAAGCTGATTGAAACTGTTCGTTATACCGACGAAAGAGGTTACTTCATGGAATCATTTCACAAGCGAGCCTTTGAAAACGAAGGCCTTCCGGCAGATTACGTGCAGGACAACCATTCGAAATCCAATAAGGGTGTCATCAGAGGTATTCATTATCAAGATATGAGTGCTCCTACCGCGAAATTGATAAGGTGTACTTCAGGCGAGATTCTTGATGTGATAGTTGATCTTCGCGTCGGTTCTCCCACTTTCGGTAAATACGTGAAACAGATTTTATCTGATGAAAATAATTTGTTGCTATTTATTCCTGTGGGTTTCGGACATGCGTTCCTTACTCTATCAGAATCTGCAACCGTAAACTACAAGTGCACAGGATATTATTCACACTCTTCGGAAGGAACTGTAAGATGGAACGATCCTGATTTGAATATTGACTGGGGAATCCAAAATCCATCCGTATCAGAAAAAGATGATTCGGGGCAAACATTGGAAGATTACTTGAAAAATCCCGCTTTTAGACATTAG
- a CDS encoding NupC/NupG family nucleoside CNT transporter, with the protein MSNNKKNIRYRIIFWGVGLQLLFAVIILGAQDASFAGMFIFLSFINVYIFKDEINSHSEKKLQIIHASAIILISGFLVGLLYYLIPQDFIIPLIFLSLITIFVLRFLKKTQYQKHLISSFLTMGFAYNIINKIDGKAVFSALSAKVETFLRLTDLGSGFLFGNLVDPKYISTFGFQFAFAVLPTIIFFAAFLSILYHLGVMQVIVDTMAKFMRWTMGTSGAETLAVSANVFVGQTESPLLIKPFLNGMTISELATVMIGGFATIAGGVLAGYIRMGVDPGHLIAASVMSAPAALVIAKIMFPETEHSETAGDVDIPRTKTASNLLDAATTGVTDGLKLAVNVGAMLLAFIALIGIIDLILNFFDEIIDGKLLGGTYQLYLGGSGFSPVSGEYLGIFPGSLKTFFGTIFRPLAWSMGVVWQEADKVGNLLGVKIALNEFVAYAQLGSHINAGDLSERSLIISTYALCGFANFSSIGIQIGGISAIAPGRRSDLAKVGLKAMFGGALASWMTATIAGILL; encoded by the coding sequence ATGTCAAATAATAAGAAAAATATTCGCTACCGAATAATATTTTGGGGTGTAGGTCTTCAGCTTTTATTCGCTGTAATCATTTTAGGCGCTCAAGATGCCTCGTTTGCCGGCATGTTCATATTTTTGTCTTTTATAAATGTTTATATCTTTAAGGATGAGATAAATTCTCATTCAGAAAAGAAATTACAGATTATTCATGCTTCCGCAATTATTCTCATCTCCGGTTTCTTAGTAGGATTATTGTATTACCTGATCCCTCAAGATTTTATAATACCTCTAATATTTCTTTCTTTGATTACCATCTTTGTTTTACGATTCCTGAAGAAGACTCAATATCAAAAACATCTTATTTCTTCTTTCCTGACAATGGGATTCGCCTATAATATTATCAATAAAATCGATGGTAAAGCGGTGTTTTCCGCTTTATCGGCTAAAGTGGAAACTTTTCTAAGGCTCACAGACCTTGGTTCAGGTTTCCTTTTCGGGAATCTTGTTGACCCGAAATATATAAGCACTTTCGGTTTTCAATTTGCCTTTGCCGTTCTCCCGACTATCATATTTTTTGCCGCTTTTTTATCTATACTTTATCACTTAGGAGTTATGCAGGTCATTGTTGATACGATGGCGAAATTTATGCGATGGACAATGGGTACGAGCGGAGCTGAAACACTCGCGGTCAGTGCCAATGTATTTGTAGGGCAAACCGAATCCCCCCTTCTTATCAAACCTTTTCTTAACGGTATGACAATTTCCGAGCTTGCAACAGTTATGATCGGCGGCTTTGCCACCATTGCCGGCGGAGTGCTCGCAGGTTATATTCGTATGGGTGTTGATCCCGGTCATCTGATCGCCGCAAGTGTAATGTCCGCCCCCGCTGCGCTTGTGATAGCCAAGATAATGTTTCCGGAGACCGAACATTCGGAAACTGCGGGAGATGTTGATATTCCACGCACAAAAACTGCAAGTAATCTGCTTGATGCAGCGACTACCGGTGTGACAGATGGATTGAAATTAGCTGTCAACGTCGGAGCAATGTTACTCGCGTTTATTGCGCTCATCGGAATCATAGATCTTATTCTAAATTTTTTTGACGAGATTATTGACGGAAAATTGTTGGGCGGTACATATCAATTATATTTGGGCGGAAGCGGATTCTCGCCTGTGAGCGGAGAGTATCTGGGCATATTCCCCGGTTCTCTTAAAACTTTTTTCGGCACAATCTTTCGACCTCTTGCATGGAGCATGGGCGTCGTTTGGCAGGAGGCGGATAAGGTCGGAAATTTACTTGGAGTTAAAATCGCTCTTAATGAATTTGTTGCCTACGCTCAGCTCGGTTCGCACATTAACGCCGGTGACCTTTCAGAACGTTCATTGATTATCTCCACTTATGCTCTTTGTGGATTTGCCAATTTTTCATCCATAGGTATTCAAATCGGCGGTATATCCGCTATTGCTCCGGGAAGACGCTCAGATCTTGCTAAAGTTGGACTTAAAGCGATGTTTGGGGGTGCGCTGGCTTCGTGGATGACAGCGACTATTGCGGGGATTTTACTTTAA
- a CDS encoding Hsp20/alpha crystallin family protein → MNLIKYRPSTLLDSIFNDSFGLSPRFAEIGFEPKVDVRENDKDFRISFELPGVESNDVKIALENGFLTISGEKKFNETDETASSRRIERRFGSFKRSFRLNDGIDQKKISADFKNGVLNVIVPKTKESVKKEIEIKIN, encoded by the coding sequence ATGAACTTGATCAAATATAGACCCAGTACTTTACTGGATAGCATATTCAACGACAGTTTCGGACTCTCTCCGCGATTTGCGGAAATCGGTTTCGAACCAAAAGTTGATGTAAGAGAAAACGATAAGGACTTCAGGATTTCTTTTGAGCTTCCCGGTGTGGAATCGAATGATGTTAAAATCGCATTGGAGAATGGGTTTCTTACAATAAGTGGTGAGAAAAAATTCAACGAGACCGATGAGACCGCGAGTTCAAGAAGAATTGAACGTCGCTTCGGATCTTTCAAGAGATCGTTCAGGCTCAATGACGGAATTGATCAGAAAAAGATTTCGGCTGATTTCAAAAATGGTGTCTTGAATGTAATTGTCCCGAAAACTAAAGAATCGGTAAAGAAAGAGATCGAAATTAAGATAAACTAA
- a CDS encoding amidohydrolase, whose amino-acid sequence MKIYVLLLSLLILSAVTVKGQKSKMINTIKINSGKITEDVVKWRRQLHENPELSNEEKKTSKFVESELKKFGLKPVSGIAKTGVVAVLEGGKPGPVIAVRADMDALPIEEKTGLKFSSKNSGVMHACGHDFHTSILLGVAKVLTELKDEIPGKIKFIFQPAEEAPSGQMVGARLMVKEGVLNNPDVEAIFGLHVDTNLEVGSLGYVSGPFMASSDLFKITIKGKRAHGAYPWKGIDAIVVASEVVTSLQNIVSRKIDARKPVVITVGKINGGEGFNIIADKVILEGTVRTLDPVAHKRIPTLMEEIIKGITSAHGASYEFDYTNGAPVTVNDPELTALSVPFLESVSGVDSVHVNSPTMGAEDFAWFAQEVPGFYFDLGVRNEAEGKIYGVHTALFNPDEDALEIGVRTMATLLIEYLSNNAK is encoded by the coding sequence TTGAAAATTTATGTTCTATTATTGTCGCTTCTTATTCTATCAGCAGTTACGGTTAAGGGGCAAAAGAGCAAAATGATAAATACGATTAAAATAAATTCGGGTAAGATAACTGAAGATGTAGTGAAATGGCGAAGGCAGCTTCATGAGAATCCTGAACTATCAAACGAAGAGAAAAAAACTTCAAAATTTGTTGAATCAGAATTAAAAAAATTCGGTCTCAAACCCGTCAGCGGAATTGCTAAAACAGGAGTTGTTGCGGTTCTCGAAGGAGGAAAACCGGGGCCTGTCATTGCTGTAAGAGCCGATATGGATGCTCTTCCTATTGAGGAAAAAACAGGTTTGAAATTCAGCTCTAAAAACAGTGGAGTTATGCACGCGTGTGGTCACGATTTTCATACATCTATTTTGCTGGGTGTCGCTAAAGTTCTAACGGAACTGAAAGATGAAATTCCCGGAAAAATTAAATTTATATTTCAGCCGGCGGAAGAAGCTCCATCAGGTCAGATGGTAGGCGCTCGCCTAATGGTTAAAGAAGGTGTATTGAATAACCCGGACGTTGAAGCAATTTTCGGGTTGCATGTTGATACCAACCTTGAAGTCGGCTCTCTTGGATATGTATCGGGACCTTTTATGGCATCCAGCGATCTCTTTAAAATCACTATCAAGGGGAAGCGGGCTCACGGTGCTTACCCCTGGAAAGGAATTGATGCTATTGTTGTCGCTTCTGAAGTTGTTACCTCTCTTCAAAATATTGTCAGCAGAAAAATCGACGCACGTAAACCGGTGGTAATAACTGTGGGGAAAATAAATGGCGGTGAAGGTTTCAATATCATAGCCGACAAAGTCATATTGGAAGGTACAGTTCGAACTCTCGACCCCGTTGCTCATAAAAGAATTCCTACTTTGATGGAAGAAATAATTAAAGGTATAACATCGGCGCATGGTGCGTCGTATGAATTCGATTACACCAATGGCGCGCCTGTTACCGTTAATGATCCCGAATTAACGGCACTGTCCGTTCCTTTCCTTGAGTCTGTATCAGGGGTTGATTCAGTCCACGTAAACAGTCCTACAATGGGAGCAGAAGATTTTGCGTGGTTCGCTCAAGAAGTACCCGGTTTTTATTTTGATCTTGGTGTGCGAAACGAAGCTGAAGGAAAAATCTATGGAGTTCATACAGCTCTATTTAATCCTGATGAAGACGCTCTTGAAATCGGCGTAAGGACTATGGCTACCTTACTCATTGAATACCTATCAAATAATGCAAAGTGA
- a CDS encoding alpha/beta hydrolase encodes MSPTLKLEKVNLFYQDIGSGTPVVLLHGLTLSGSMWKPQIEDLSESFRLIIPDLRGHGKSVAPKHGYTIHHYASDIKDLIYRLNLRKVHLIGLSLGGAIATEFSAAYSYLLHSTIVISPMPPRFIPGDDWEIKISKFRKVMAKDGVENALENVLLKESIFGKINVGLNEWIDLKKAIRQFSGYPLNEKVSMGNDSHRVMELLQAYDKPFMIITGENDTEIFHIAANALKTALPKSQMVSIKDAGHLCSIEQPEKINSIMLKFLNSVETKRNSNHE; translated from the coding sequence TTGTCTCCCACACTGAAATTAGAAAAAGTAAACCTATTCTATCAGGATATAGGTTCAGGAACTCCTGTCGTTCTCCTTCACGGTCTCACGTTATCAGGTTCAATGTGGAAACCTCAAATTGAAGATCTTTCTGAATCATTTAGATTGATAATTCCTGACTTGCGTGGTCATGGCAAATCGGTAGCTCCAAAGCACGGTTATACTATCCACCATTATGCCTCTGATATTAAAGATTTAATCTATCGATTAAATCTACGGAAGGTTCATCTCATCGGGCTTTCTCTCGGTGGTGCAATTGCAACCGAATTTTCCGCAGCGTATTCCTATCTGTTGCACTCAACTATCGTCATCAGTCCAATGCCTCCGAGGTTTATACCCGGTGATGATTGGGAAATTAAAATTTCAAAATTTCGCAAAGTTATGGCTAAAGACGGCGTTGAAAATGCCTTGGAAAATGTCTTGCTAAAAGAGTCGATATTCGGTAAAATAAATGTGGGATTAAACGAATGGATAGATCTTAAAAAGGCAATAAGGCAGTTTTCAGGCTATCCATTAAACGAAAAAGTTTCAATGGGAAATGACTCTCACCGTGTTATGGAATTATTGCAGGCATATGATAAACCATTTATGATTATCACCGGAGAAAATGATACTGAAATTTTTCATATTGCTGCAAATGCCTTGAAAACCGCTCTACCAAAGTCTCAAATGGTATCCATTAAAGACGCCGGGCATCTTTGCTCTATCGAACAGCCGGAAAAGATAAACAGCATTATGCTGAAATTCCTAAATTCTGTAGAGACTAAAAGGAATTCGAATCACGAATGA
- a CDS encoding thymidine kinase: MHQPNSKQGVIEAICGGMFSGKTEELIRRIRRAQIAKQQVAIFKPAIDNRYSADHLVSHSELKIPSIAVKEASEILQNSVNADVLGIDEVQFFDRGIVNVIEKLANDGKRVIVAGLDQDYKGVPFEPMPQIMAIAEYVDKMLAVCMVCGNPANKTQRLTDQTEKVVVGASEAYEARCRQCYEPPDQDSN; this comes from the coding sequence ATGCATCAACCTAATTCAAAACAAGGCGTTATCGAAGCAATTTGCGGAGGAATGTTCAGCGGTAAGACAGAAGAGTTGATTCGCCGAATCCGCAGGGCTCAAATAGCCAAACAACAGGTAGCCATATTCAAACCTGCTATCGATAACAGATACAGCGCCGATCATTTAGTTTCGCATAGCGAGTTGAAAATTCCTTCAATCGCTGTAAAAGAAGCATCTGAGATTCTTCAAAATTCAGTCAATGCGGATGTACTCGGCATAGACGAGGTACAATTTTTTGACCGCGGAATAGTAAATGTCATCGAAAAACTCGCAAACGACGGTAAGCGGGTTATAGTCGCCGGTTTGGACCAGGACTACAAGGGTGTTCCGTTCGAGCCAATGCCGCAAATTATGGCAATTGCTGAATATGTTGATAAAATGCTCGCCGTTTGCATGGTGTGCGGGAATCCGGCAAATAAAACTCAGAGGTTGACCGATCAAACCGAAAAAGTTGTTGTTGGGGCGAGCGAAGCCTATGAAGCGCGCTGTCGCCAATGTTATGAGCCGCCTGATCAGGATTCTAATTAA
- a CDS encoding 2-oxoacid:ferredoxin oxidoreductase subunit beta yields MGNNNSNGSTKATLTKADFQSNNEVRWCPGCGDYSILSQVQKVLPTLGVPKEDFVFISGIGCSSRFPYYMDTYGFHSIHGRALPIATGVKVSNPNLSVWVITGDGDALSIGGNHFIHALRRNPDINILLFNNRIYGLTKGQYSPTSEVGKVTKSSPYGSVEQPIRPINLALAAEATFVARSIDRWPHHLADIIKRAHEHKGTSLVEIYQNCNIFNNGAFFDYTEKDVKDDNTLILRDGKPLLFGSNDEKGIILDGVTPKVVELGKKYTKKDLLVHHENQESPVMSHILANIEFYGGPVPVGVFRAIERPCYEDSIENQIKDTITKNGKGDLEKLIMGPNTWKVN; encoded by the coding sequence ATGGGGAATAATAATAGCAACGGTTCAACCAAAGCAACTCTGACTAAAGCTGATTTCCAATCGAATAATGAAGTTCGATGGTGTCCCGGCTGCGGCGATTATTCAATTCTTTCACAGGTTCAGAAAGTATTGCCGACTCTCGGCGTTCCGAAAGAAGATTTCGTTTTTATATCCGGCATCGGTTGTTCAAGCCGTTTTCCTTATTATATGGATACGTATGGATTCCACTCCATCCACGGCAGAGCCCTGCCAATTGCCACAGGAGTAAAAGTTTCGAATCCTAATCTATCCGTTTGGGTCATAACCGGCGACGGTGATGCTTTATCCATTGGTGGAAATCATTTTATACATGCTCTCAGAAGAAATCCTGATATAAATATTTTACTGTTCAATAACCGTATTTACGGTCTGACTAAAGGACAATACTCCCCCACATCCGAAGTTGGAAAAGTAACGAAGTCGAGTCCTTACGGAAGTGTCGAGCAACCTATTCGTCCGATAAATCTTGCTCTTGCAGCCGAAGCAACTTTTGTCGCGCGTTCTATTGACAGATGGCCCCATCATCTCGCCGATATTATCAAACGTGCTCATGAACATAAGGGTACGTCTTTAGTCGAAATATATCAAAATTGCAATATTTTCAACAACGGCGCTTTTTTCGATTACACAGAAAAAGATGTAAAAGATGATAATACTCTTATTCTTAGGGACGGGAAACCGCTTCTATTCGGAAGCAATGATGAAAAGGGAATCATCCTGGATGGTGTAACTCCTAAAGTGGTCGAACTCGGTAAGAAATATACAAAAAAAGACTTGCTCGTGCATCACGAAAACCAAGAATCGCCTGTGATGTCACACATTCTGGCAAATATAGAATTTTACGGTGGTCCCGTACCTGTTGGAGTTTTTCGCGCCATCGAAAGGCCGTGTTACGAAGATTCAATTGAAAATCAGATTAAGGATACTATTACCAAGAACGGAAAAGGTGACCTTGAAAAGCTGATAATGGGACCGAATACCTGGAAAGTGAACTAA
- a CDS encoding TerB family tellurite resistance protein, with the protein MDDMLGMEPRAAFIGVCFAMMGVDEAIDQRELTKLFEVLDRYGFNEEEILDEMNKFSGLSLTEGMRYGQKSMAAITGLDNDMRENLIQALTEIAVSDEYFHDTEKTLLNAVKKIYGLPI; encoded by the coding sequence ATGGACGATATGTTGGGTATGGAGCCCCGGGCAGCATTTATAGGCGTTTGTTTTGCAATGATGGGTGTTGATGAGGCGATAGATCAACGCGAGTTGACCAAGCTTTTTGAGGTTTTAGACAGATACGGATTCAACGAAGAAGAAATTTTAGATGAAATGAATAAATTCAGTGGATTGAGCCTTACAGAAGGTATGCGATACGGTCAAAAGAGCATGGCAGCCATTACAGGGCTTGACAATGATATGCGCGAGAATTTAATTCAGGCTCTCACTGAAATTGCGGTCTCTGACGAATATTTTCACGATACGGAGAAAACCCTCTTAAATGCGGTAAAGAAAATTTATGGATTACCAATTTAA
- a CDS encoding FAD-dependent thymidylate synthase: protein MKFFSPEPEVKLTRYFKEPYKSIITAARTCYSSSGIIEDDKIKHNYQTLVKDLHKAGHHTTFQHAQFQFTISNVSRHAVWSFLHSHPFYNSEQVSQRYVTVKPGNVSIPPLSTKGRSIYEGTVLMQMKAYENLRKELFKATSVEYFRRFPGRIKIADKFEKEIEKKTQEIARYVLPISTFTYLYHTVSALTVLRYQRICNLYDAPFEQKIIADKMAAELLKIDPDYRIIFEEPIDISQLPEYQILNNGTTRNPADFRKEFDDSLDNKTSRLIDYKIRNQESIADSVREILGLTKSMMDDNSAIEMAVNPARNSIFGEKLNLSTHDKLTRAMYHASYTFRKKISHTADSQDQRHRMTPGSRPVLVAHMDDTPDYETPALIRESKTASAIYKETMDRTWDAITKLRSLNESDEFTAYLLPNAVSIRFTESSDLLNLHHKHAMRLCYNAQEEIWKASLEEALQITEVNPIIGKYLLPPCTLRKISGSKPYCPEGKRYCGEPVWNFERENYNRII, encoded by the coding sequence GTGAAATTTTTCTCTCCTGAACCAGAAGTAAAATTAACAAGGTATTTCAAAGAGCCGTATAAAAGTATTATTACAGCCGCTCGTACGTGCTATTCGTCATCCGGTATTATTGAAGATGACAAAATTAAACATAACTATCAAACGCTGGTCAAAGACCTTCATAAAGCAGGTCACCACACAACTTTTCAGCACGCACAATTTCAATTTACTATCTCAAATGTATCCCGTCACGCTGTTTGGTCATTTCTTCATAGCCACCCATTTTATAATTCGGAGCAGGTAAGCCAGCGGTATGTAACTGTAAAACCGGGAAATGTCTCCATTCCGCCGCTCAGCACAAAAGGGCGTTCGATTTATGAAGGCACGGTGCTAATGCAGATGAAAGCCTACGAGAATTTGAGGAAAGAACTATTTAAAGCGACTTCTGTTGAGTATTTCAGACGATTTCCGGGCAGAATAAAAATAGCCGATAAATTTGAAAAAGAGATTGAAAAGAAGACTCAGGAAATCGCCCGTTACGTTCTTCCTATATCTACTTTCACTTATCTATATCATACCGTAAGCGCCTTAACGGTATTACGCTACCAAAGAATTTGCAATCTATATGATGCTCCTTTCGAACAAAAAATAATAGCGGATAAGATGGCGGCAGAGCTGTTAAAAATCGACCCTGATTACCGGATTATTTTTGAAGAGCCCATTGACATCAGTCAACTTCCCGAATATCAAATACTGAACAACGGTACGACCCGAAATCCAGCTGACTTCAGAAAAGAATTCGATGACAGTCTTGATAACAAGACTTCCCGCTTAATTGATTATAAGATTCGAAATCAAGAGAGTATTGCTGATTCTGTCAGGGAAATATTGGGTCTCACAAAATCGATGATGGATGATAATTCTGCAATTGAGATGGCTGTCAATCCAGCGCGAAACAGTATTTTCGGAGAAAAATTAAATCTTTCTACTCACGATAAACTTACCCGGGCAATGTATCACGCCAGCTATACGTTTAGAAAAAAAATAAGTCACACGGCTGATTCTCAGGACCAGAGACATCGGATGACACCCGGTTCGCGCCCGGTTTTGGTGGCGCATATGGACGATACGCCGGATTACGAAACTCCTGCACTCATCAGGGAAAGTAAAACAGCCTCCGCAATTTACAAAGAGACTATGGACAGAACCTGGGATGCAATTACAAAATTGCGGTCTCTCAACGAATCGGATGAATTCACTGCCTACTTACTTCCGAATGCCGTGTCAATTCGATTCACAGAATCCTCAGATCTTTTGAACTTGCATCATAAGCATGCCATGAGACTCTGTTACAATGCTCAGGAAGAAATTTGGAAAGCTTCGTTAGAAGAAGCTCTTCAAATTACAGAAGTAAACCCGATTATAGGAAAATATCTCCTCCCTCCATGCACATTAAGAAAAATCTCCGGATCAAAACCTTACTGTCCCGAAGGAAAACGATATTGCGGAGAACCTGTCTGGAATTTCGAACGAGAAAATTACAATAGGATTATTTGA